In Ureibacillus thermophilus, the genomic stretch CTTTCACTACCCGGATGCCTGAAACGCTGTCTTCCACTCTCGCATTGACATCCGCAATTTTGCTGTACATTTCTTTCCATGCATTGTTCATTTTCGTGTTGCAGTAAGTAACAAGCCAAATTAAAAACGGCATGAACACTAGGGCAATCAAAGCCAATGTTGGATTGATTTGGAACATAATGACAAAAGCGCCGACAAAAGTCATCATGGCAATAAAGAAATCTTCAGGTCCATGATGGGCAAACTCTCCGATATCAAACAAATCGTTTGTGATGCGGCTCATAATATGGCCGGTCTTCGTGTTGTCGAAAAACTTAAAGCTTTGTTTTTGAATATGATTGAACAAATCGCGCCGCATATCAGTTTCAATATTTATCCCTAGCTTATGCCCCAAATAGTTGACCACAAAGTTCATAAGGGTGCTTAAAAGATATACAAGGAGCAATAAGATGCTCACCTGCACAATTTTTCCCCAATTCCCTTCAGGCAGCAGCGTATCGATGAACCATTGCACCGCAATCGGAAAAAACAAATCTAAAATGGCCACAAAAACGGCACATGAAAAGTCGATGATAAATAATCGCTTATGCGGTTTGTAGTACGAAAAAAAGTGCTTTAACATTTTCTTTTCCTTTCTTTTGAATGTCACATCTTGAATTATACAAAAATCTGTCGCAAATTGATAATAAAACTACCCATCCATCCCTTTTTTCAAAGTATTTTAGGAGACGAATGGGTTTATTTTTTTTATACTTTTCTCATTTAATCCTTTCAAAATAGCATTATAAGTAAGAATTTTTTTCCTCTAGTATACATATTTAATTTATAGTTTAAATTCTACTAAGTTCCTTACATCCTGAAGCAGGCTTCTAATGTAAACTACCCAAACTAACTATTATTTTTTCTGAAAGGATGATTCGTATGGTTTCTGTAATCGAAGGAACACTGCTCTACAAAGCGGATGAAAATAAAATTGAAAACAGCGAATACAGCCGCTACAAAAAATGGTTGAAGGAGAAATATGGACTTGAATTTGAATCCCATCAAGCATTATGGGAATGGTCTACAACAGAAACAGAAGCTTTTTGGAAATCCATCTGGGAGTATGGAAAAATCATTCACAGCAAGCCTTATGATTCGGTTTTATCCGGCGAAAAAATGCCCTTTTTCAAATGGTTTCAAAACGCCCATCTGAATTATGTGGATCAAGTATTCCGCCACAAAGAGCAAAAAGGCCCGGCAATCATCTATAAATCCGAAAATCAAAAAACCCAATCCATTTCTTGGAGCGATCTTTACGAAAATGTCGCAACGCTTGCAAAATATATGAAGTTTATCGGCATCCAAAAAGGAGATCGGGTGGTCGCCTATGCTCCTAATATCCCTGAAACGGTCATCAGCTTTTTAGCCTGCGCAAGCATTGGGGCCGTTTGGGCAGTTGCCTCGCCGGATTTTGGCCTAAACAGCGTCGTTGACCGATTCAAACAAGTGGAGCCGAAACTTTTGATTGCCGTGAATGGCTATCAATATAATGGAAAGGTTTATGAAAAACTAGATACCATTCAACATTTACTAGAAGAAATTCCATCCATTGAACATTGCATCATTATTCAAAATGTTGGAGAGAAGCCGGCACTTAAGTCTTCCAACACCGTCCATTGGGAAGATGCTTTAAAAGATCGTACTAATGAAATCGAAAGTGAACAAGTGGAATTCAGCCACCCGCTTTGGATTTTATATTCTTCAGGAACAACAGGCTTGCCAAAACCCATTGTCCATTCCCACGGCGGAATCATCGTCGAACATATAAAAACTCTTCAAATTGAGGCGGATTTAGGAAAAGACGACCGATTTTTCTGGTTCACAACAACCGGTTGGATGATGTGGAATATATTAGTCAGCGGATTGATGACAGGCAGCACCATCGTTTTATATGATGGAAGCCCAAGCTATCCGAACCTTTCTGCTTTATGGGCCTATGCGGAAGAAGTAGGCATCACTGTTTTCGGCACAAGCGCCCCATTTATTGATATTTGTTTTAAACATAATTTCCAGCCAAACAGCTACTTTAAATTTCCAAAGCTGCGTACCGTATTATCTACCGGTTCGCCTTTATCCGCAGCTTGTTTCAAATGGGTATATGATGCTGTTAAACAGGACGTCTTGCTCGTTTCAATCAGCGGCGGTACGGATGTTTGCACGGGGTTTGTCGGTGGAAATATTAGTTTGCCTGTAAGAGCCGGCATTTTGCCATCCCGTTCATTAGGGGTGAAGGCGGAAAGCTACGATGAAGAAGGAAATTCCATCATCGGCTCCGTAGGCGAATTGGTGATAACAAAACCAATGCCATCAATGCCTATTTATTTCTGGGGAGATGAAGACTTTAGCCGATATTTGGACAGTTATTTCAGCACCTTTCCAAATGTTTGGCGCCATGGAGATTGGATTCAAATACATGAGGATGGATGCTGCATCATCTTTGGGCGTTCCGATGCAACCATCAACCGCTCCGGGGTGCGGATGGGGACGAGCGAGATTTATAAAATTGTTGAATCTTTCCCGGAAATCCTTGATAGTTTAGTTGTTGATTTAGAATACAAAGACCGTCCTACTTGCCTCTCTTTATTTATTGTCATGCAGGAGCCGGACAAATTAAATGATGAATTAAATCAAAAAATTTGCGATGCTATCAGAGAAAATTTATCTCCGCGATTTGTTCCTGATCGAATTCATGTCATTCAAGAAGTGCCAAAAACTTTGAACGGCAAAAAGTTGGAAGTGCCAATTCGCAAAATTTTGCTTGGCATGCCATTGGAGAAATCTATTAACCGCGATGCCATGGCAAACCCGAAATCGTTGGATTACTTTATCGAATTAAGCAAATCCTATCATACGAATTAAATATATTGGCGCTATCTCCAATGAAATGATTAGAGGTAGCGCCTTTAATTTTTGTTAAAGAATGATACAAATGTCCAAAAAATATCAACACAAAGATGGTCTAATCACACTTAAACCCGGATACATATCTTGCATTTCGTGGGCTTGTTTATTTCATGAATGGACAACGCTTAATACATTTTCAATTGAAGAGGATTGGGTTTCTGCCGATTTGAAGGATTGTTGGTATTGTTTGCAGCATTTGCAATTTCCGATACAGAAACAGCCACTTCTTCGGTAGTTGATGGATCACCACCTTATTTGGAAGTTTTTTGAGATGTCTTAAGAAGTTTTACTTTTTACGGCACCATGAGCAAGATTATTTAGCCGATCCGCCAAGCCTAGACCGTGTTCTGGTTTTTCATCGTTGCCATTGATGACTCTTTCAAGCAATGTTTGGCTCCATTCATAGGCATAAGAGCCGTGTTCAGAGTAATCAAGGCCAGCAATTTCATCTTCGGTAGAAACACGGATGGGATAAATGAAGTTGATTAGAACTGTTATGACACTAACGACGATTAGTGTATACACAATAACAGCCAAAACACCGATTGCCTGA encodes the following:
- a CDS encoding acetoacetate--CoA ligase; its protein translation is MVSVIEGTLLYKADENKIENSEYSRYKKWLKEKYGLEFESHQALWEWSTTETEAFWKSIWEYGKIIHSKPYDSVLSGEKMPFFKWFQNAHLNYVDQVFRHKEQKGPAIIYKSENQKTQSISWSDLYENVATLAKYMKFIGIQKGDRVVAYAPNIPETVISFLACASIGAVWAVASPDFGLNSVVDRFKQVEPKLLIAVNGYQYNGKVYEKLDTIQHLLEEIPSIEHCIIIQNVGEKPALKSSNTVHWEDALKDRTNEIESEQVEFSHPLWILYSSGTTGLPKPIVHSHGGIIVEHIKTLQIEADLGKDDRFFWFTTTGWMMWNILVSGLMTGSTIVLYDGSPSYPNLSALWAYAEEVGITVFGTSAPFIDICFKHNFQPNSYFKFPKLRTVLSTGSPLSAACFKWVYDAVKQDVLLVSISGGTDVCTGFVGGNISLPVRAGILPSRSLGVKAESYDEEGNSIIGSVGELVITKPMPSMPIYFWGDEDFSRYLDSYFSTFPNVWRHGDWIQIHEDGCCIIFGRSDATINRSGVRMGTSEIYKIVESFPEILDSLVVDLEYKDRPTCLSLFIVMQEPDKLNDELNQKICDAIRENLSPRFVPDRIHVIQEVPKTLNGKKLEVPIRKILLGMPLEKSINRDAMANPKSLDYFIELSKSYHTN